One stretch of Tepidibacter hydrothermalis DNA includes these proteins:
- a CDS encoding stalk domain-containing protein translates to MKKIVLITLISIIIVATGAVCKASEEPLTITVDDKVILFGESTGLPYVTDTGRTMVPLRICLSSIGCEVDWNQQRQTVISRKGQIKVQIPIGKKEILKNQIPISIDTAAVVKNGRTYLPLREVMEAYGYAVDWDSKTRIISVTQNTSYENMIEFTPFNINGGSTGIFSRKQLEFKGFDGVQAEITLPMVKIAEKGDCPYVYFGFDWKNDEGNVEGGFQFIEDPNHPNYNKWTVYMRQGNDWLWGNNIALEQGSTHHIKFYSAKVSEEQVDLVIELDGREIIRKVSTAIDFKNTSVKAVTSIAMSKTFDGTNCFSRSDNCKITNMKVSEVKSDLYLDFKNYDLYSEWRPTIEGSGTWFGTVDCIPSYLNIGSDGAISIYKGQ, encoded by the coding sequence TTGAAAAAAATAGTTCTAATTACCTTAATTAGTATAATTATTGTTGCTACTGGTGCAGTTTGCAAGGCTTCAGAAGAACCACTTACCATTACAGTAGATGACAAAGTGATCCTGTTCGGTGAGTCTACGGGATTACCTTATGTAACCGATACAGGTCGTACTATGGTACCTTTACGTATTTGTTTGAGTTCAATAGGTTGTGAAGTGGATTGGAATCAACAGAGGCAGACTGTGATATCACGCAAGGGTCAAATAAAAGTTCAAATTCCTATAGGTAAAAAGGAGATTTTAAAAAACCAAATACCCATTTCTATAGATACAGCTGCAGTAGTAAAAAATGGACGTACTTATCTGCCTCTTAGAGAGGTTATGGAGGCTTACGGATATGCCGTTGATTGGGACAGTAAAACTAGAATCATTTCAGTAACTCAAAATACCTCATATGAGAATATGATAGAGTTCACTCCATTTAATATAAATGGGGGTTCTACGGGGATATTCTCACGTAAACAGCTTGAGTTTAAAGGTTTTGATGGTGTGCAAGCAGAAATTACGCTACCTATGGTTAAAATAGCTGAAAAGGGAGACTGTCCATATGTATATTTTGGCTTTGACTGGAAAAATGATGAGGGAAATGTTGAAGGTGGATTTCAATTCATTGAAGATCCAAATCATCCCAACTATAATAAATGGACTGTATATATGCGTCAAGGGAATGATTGGCTCTGGGGAAACAATATTGCTTTGGAACAAGGTTCTACCCATCATATAAAATTCTATAGTGCGAAAGTATCTGAAGAACAAGTGGATTTGGTGATTGAGCTTGATGGGAGAGAAATAATTAGAAAGGTTTCAACGGCTATCGACTTTAAAAATACTTCTGTAAAAGCAGTCACATCAATAGCAATGTCTAAAACTTTTGATGGTACTAATTGCTTTTCACGATCAGATAATTGCAAGATTACTAATATGAAGGTATCCGAGGTGAAATCCGATTTGTATTTGGATTTCAAAAACTATGATTTATACAGTGAATGGAGGCCAACAATTGAGGGTAGCGGTACATGGTTTGGAACAGTAGACTGCATTCCTTCTTATTTGAATATTGGAAGTGATGGAGCAATTTCTATATATAAGGGACAGTAG